CCGAGTCGTCGAAGCCGACCAGGATGTTTCTGTACGGGATCAATGGGCACCTCCGCCCGTCCTGAAGAGCATGCCGACTCCGAAGCCCGCCGCCAGGGCGATGACAACCGCAACAAGGCCGTACAGGCCGCCTCTGTTTTGAGCCATATCGGCCAGTAACTTTACAACCCCGACCTGCTGCACGTGCACCTCGGTTTCCGCCTTATCGACCACGGCCCCGTCCTTGACGGCATAGGCCGTGACGATATACCTGCCCGGAGGCGCCTGGTAAGGCCACTGAAACACGGTCCGATAGGCCTGTCCGTCTGCGTCCGGCTTGACGGCGACGTCTCCCGCGGACCGGGAGAAGAGCCGCTTGGCCTCCTTGTACTTTATGAACTCGTCAAACAGCGCCCCCCGTGCTTCCGGATTCGAATGGCCCGTGATTTCGGCCGTCTCCGCAAGGGCGTCGTACCCGATGCCGTTTGCCATCCGGTGAGAGGTCTCCAGTATCTCCTCGGGCGTGCGGGTGCTCGCCAGGTAATACACCCCCGGGACGCCCCCGAACTCGACCTTTTCGGTGTTCATCCAGAGGATCCCGCCCACCCGGTCTTTTCTCATGAGCTCCTCCTCCCCCGAGGGAGAGGCTATCTTGATGATGAGTTCGACCCCCGGGTCCGCCTCGCCGCTTACGCTCACGGCGCCACCGTGATAGTTGTAGTCGACGTCCAGGCGGTCATGGTTCGCCTTGACCGTAAGGGCGGCCGAGGCCTCCGGTGCTTGAACCATAAGGGCCGCAAAGGCCAGAAGGAGCAGAGCGTTTATCATGAGCGCTTTCATCATTAATGGCCACCTCCTTGTGCAAGGAGCAGTTCGGGAGTCAGCGTGAGGTCCAGCACGATCTTGACCGTGACAACGAGCACGATGACGGCCAGGAGTATCTTCAACTGGTCGCCCTTGAGCTTCTTGCCAAAGACCGTGCCCACCTGGGCGCCTATCGTGGAGCCGACCAACAGGAGAACCGCAAGCATGAAGTCCACGGTGTGGTTCGTGTAGGACTGAAGGAACGTCACCTCGATGCAGGTAAACAGTATCTGAAAAAGGCTCGTCCCCACGACCACGTGCATGGGCATTCTCAGAAGGTACACCATGACCGGAACCATGAGAAAGCCGCCCCCCACGCCCATGAGGGCCGCCAGTATGCCCACGAAAACACCCAGGACGACCGGCACGAGGGCCGAGTGCGTGACGCCCGATTTCTCGAACCTCGTCTGAAAGGGCAGAGACCTGAGGAACCGCGTGAGAGCCGACTCGGAGCGCGCCTGCTCCTTAGGCGCCCCGGTGTCTTTCTTTTTCAGGGCCGAAAGGCTCTCGAAGAACATGTAGGTGCCCACGGAGCCAAGCATGACCACGTAGGTGAGCTTGATGACGAAATCGGCGCTGCCCATCATGCGCAATATCTTGATGACCTGCACGCCGAGCAGTCCACCGGAGAACCCGCCGATGAGGAGAAAGAGGCCCATCTTGAAGTCCACGTTTCCAAGCCTCCAGTGGGCGTACGTACCGGAGGTGGATGCTGCCACTATCTGGTTGGAGTCGGTGGCCGCAGCCACCGTGGGGGGGATACCCATCATTATCAGAAGCGGCGTCATCAGAAACCCCCCACCGACGCCGAAGAGTCCGGACATCAGGCCGACGGCAAGACCCAGGCCGACGGGCAACAAGATGTTGATGCTGGTAAGAGCCACAGGCAAGTAAAGATACATTATGAGTGTGTTCCTCCTTCCGCAAGCATTTTATCGTTATCGCTACCGCGTGACATGGTGACGACGGGCCGCGGGGAATTCCTCAGGAGCCTGTTCAATATATTCCGGCTGCCGGTCACCGCCGGGCTCAGCAGCACGAGGTCTATCCTCTTGCGCTTGAGAAACTCCTGCACCACCGATACGGTCCCCTCAAGCCCGATGTGGACGTTGGCCTTGATGCCCTCCCTGCTGCATCGCTCCACGAGGTATGACTGTATCGACGCGGCGTCATCGCCATCTTCCTCCCCGGCAAACATCCGCCGGGCCGTTTCGTGTTCGCTGGCCTCCGCAAAGGCGACGGCGTCCATCACGTTATGGAATTTCCCCCCGAATCCGTTCCTGCTCAGAAGAACGATCCTCAGCCCCGCATCCATCTGTCCGGCAAGATACAGGGCATAGGATATTCCCTCCTCCAGGGACTCGTCCCTGTAGGCGACATAAAGGATCTCTTTCTGCCTGGACGCTCTGGACATTTCCTGCACCTCCCTGCCGAGAGAAACGCAAGAACGGTGCCAGGCAAAAGTCCCTGTTTATTCAGGCAAAATCAGAGGGGAGATGGAGAAAAGCGTTTCAGATATGAACGCGTGCTGAACGCTACTGTTCCTTCAGCATGCGCCAGAGGCTGGTCCGCGATATCCCCAGAAGCCGCGCGGCTTCGGCTTTGTTACCGCCAAGCATCTCCACAACGGTGCGGACGTATTCGCGGCTGACCTCGTCCAGAGGCTTGACGTTTTCCGGTTCGAGCGTTTCAATTTGAAACATTTTCAGCATCTGGGGCAGGGATTCGGGCGTAATGTAGGCACCTTTCTCCAGGATGATGGCCCTTTCGATGATATTTTCAAGCTCGCGGACGTTGCCGGGATAACTGTAGTTCCTGAGTATCTGGAGGGCCTCGTTCGTGAATCCCTTGACGTTCTTCCGGTATCTGGGCAGGTGCTTTGCAAGGAAATACCTGCTGAGGGGCGTTATGTCCGTCCTCCTCTCGCGAAGCGGAGGGATATATACCTCCATGACGTTGAGGCGGTAATAGAGGTCCCGCCTGAAAGAGCCCCGCGCTATGGCCAGCGCTATGTTCTGGTTGGTGGCGGCGATGAACCGCACGTCCACCTTTATGGGTTTTGTGCCTCCCACACGGAAGAACTCCTTTTCCTCGATGGCCTTCAGGAGCTTGGCCTGCAGGTTGGGGGGCATCTCGGCGACTTCATCCAGGTAGAGGGTGCCGCCGTCGGCTATCTCCATAAGGCCCTTCTTCTGCGCTGTCGCCCCGGTGAAGGCCCCCTTTTCGTGGCCGAAGAGCTCGCTGGCCAGAAGCTCCTCCGTGAAGGTCGCGCAGTTTATCGAAAGAAAGGGCCCCTCCCGCCGGGGGCTCGAAAAGTGGATGACCTTTGCAAGGAGGCTCTTGCCCACGCCAGTCTCGCCGGACAGCAGCACGGAGCAGTCCGAGTCCTGGATGCTCCTGATAACCTCCAGCACCCTCTTCATGCCCTCGCTCTCCGCTATGACGGAGAGCTCCTTTTCGATGTTGAGGAAGGCCCTGAGGGCGATGTTTTCCCTCTTGAGCATCCTCTGGTCACGCACCTTGTTGACCTTCAGGACCATCTCGTCCAGCTCGAAGGGTTTGGGCAGATAGTCGAAGGCGCCCTTTTTCATGGCGTCCACAGCGGAGCTTATGCTCCCGTAGCCCGTGACGACGATGACCGCGGTGTCCGGGGATATCTCCTTCACTCTGGAGAGCAGCTCCATCCCGTCCATCCTGGGCATCTTGACGTCGGCGATGAGGATGTCAAAGCCGTCGGACTGCACCATTTTGAAGGCGTCCAGTCCGTTGCTTGCGCCCTGAGCCTCATAGCCCTCGGCCCGCAAGGTGTTCATTATGTGCTTTCTGGTTATGTCTTCGTCTTCGGCTACGAGTACCTTGAGCTGCATTACGCCGTTCTC
The sequence above is drawn from the Nitrospirota bacterium genome and encodes:
- a CDS encoding TIGR02186 family protein, whose protein sequence is MMKALMINALLLLAFAALMVQAPEASAALTVKANHDRLDVDYNYHGGAVSVSGEADPGVELIIKIASPSGEEELMRKDRVGGILWMNTEKVEFGGVPGVYYLASTRTPEEILETSHRMANGIGYDALAETAEITGHSNPEARGALFDEFIKYKEAKRLFSRSAGDVAVKPDADGQAYRTVFQWPYQAPPGRYIVTAYAVKDGAVVDKAETEVHVQQVGVVKLLADMAQNRGGLYGLVAVVIALAAGFGVGMLFRTGGGAH
- a CDS encoding sulfite exporter TauE/SafE family protein; translated protein: MYLYLPVALTSINILLPVGLGLAVGLMSGLFGVGGGFLMTPLLIMMGIPPTVAAATDSNQIVAASTSGTYAHWRLGNVDFKMGLFLLIGGFSGGLLGVQVIKILRMMGSADFVIKLTYVVMLGSVGTYMFFESLSALKKKDTGAPKEQARSESALTRFLRSLPFQTRFEKSGVTHSALVPVVLGVFVGILAALMGVGGGFLMVPVMVYLLRMPMHVVVGTSLFQILFTCIEVTFLQSYTNHTVDFMLAVLLLVGSTIGAQVGTVFGKKLKGDQLKILLAVIVLVVTVKIVLDLTLTPELLLAQGGGH
- a CDS encoding universal stress protein, with translation MSRASRQKEILYVAYRDESLEEGISYALYLAGQMDAGLRIVLLSRNGFGGKFHNVMDAVAFAEASEHETARRMFAGEEDGDDAASIQSYLVERCSREGIKANVHIGLEGTVSVVQEFLKRKRIDLVLLSPAVTGSRNILNRLLRNSPRPVVTMSRGSDNDKMLAEGGTHS
- a CDS encoding sigma-54 dependent transcriptional regulator, translating into MQLKVLVAEDEDITRKHIMNTLRAEGYEAQGASNGLDAFKMVQSDGFDILIADVKMPRMDGMELLSRVKEISPDTAVIVVTGYGSISSAVDAMKKGAFDYLPKPFELDEMVLKVNKVRDQRMLKRENIALRAFLNIEKELSVIAESEGMKRVLEVIRSIQDSDCSVLLSGETGVGKSLLAKVIHFSSPRREGPFLSINCATFTEELLASELFGHEKGAFTGATAQKKGLMEIADGGTLYLDEVAEMPPNLQAKLLKAIEEKEFFRVGGTKPIKVDVRFIAATNQNIALAIARGSFRRDLYYRLNVMEVYIPPLRERRTDITPLSRYFLAKHLPRYRKNVKGFTNEALQILRNYSYPGNVRELENIIERAIILEKGAYITPESLPQMLKMFQIETLEPENVKPLDEVSREYVRTVVEMLGGNKAEAARLLGISRTSLWRMLKEQ